The DNA segment AACAGTTGTCGTAGAGCCGGGAAGTGTCGTGGCGCTGGAAGTAGGGGTGGACCTCCAGGATGAGGGAACCACGGGCTTGAACTTCACCAGCTCGGACGTGGCCTACCTCTTCGATGAAAACCGCGTGCGTGTGGACCAACTGGGGTGGAACGGCGAATTTGAAAACGGCTGTTTCGCCCGCGTGCCCGACGGCGCCGGTCCCAACGACGGCTACGACTGGCTTTCGTCGGGGGGCGGCGCAACGCTGCTCGATCTGCCCTGCTCGTTGGGCGCGATCAACGGCGGTCCGGTTGTCATCAATGAGTTTGCGCCCAAGGGAACAGAGTGGGTCGAACTCTACAACCGCTCGCCCCTGACGCAGACGCTCACCGGCTGGTATCTCACAGATACGGCCTGCACCGGCGCAACGAGCCTCATCACCGATACCACGCCAATCGCCCCCGGCGGCTTCTTCACCGTGACGAATGGCGCGCCCGGCGACAACTTCGCATTGAGCAACAACGGCGACACCTTGCTGCTCTGCATGGCTGACAACACCCTTGCCGACAGCGTCGCCTATGGCAACAGTGGCGGCGCACCTCTCGCATCCTCGACCGGCGCCGGCGATGCCTCGATTGCGCGTGTGAGCGACGGAGTACGCACCGGCGACGATGCCGCCGACTGGAACGTGGACAAGACGCCCACCCGAGGCACGTCAAACGATGTGGCGGGTGTTGCGCTCGGTTCGTCGGTCGTCATCAATGAGATCGACACGGTTCCCACCAGCGGGAATGACCACCTCGAACTCTACAACCCCACCACAACCCCCATCACGGTGACCGGCTGGTGGGTGAGCGACGGCAACGATTGGGCGGTCATCACATCCAACATCGTGATTCCGCCGGGCGGCTTTGCCCTGCTGGAAGAGAACGTGGACTGGCAACCCGAAGATTTCGGCGTTGATTTTGGCAGCACGGACGTGGCGTATCTCTTCGACGACTCATTTGTGCGCATTGACCAGATCGGCTGGAACGGCGAAGCCGAGGATGAATGTTTCGCCCGCGTGCCCGACGGCGCCGGCCCCAACGACGGCTACGACTGGCTTTCGTCGGGTGGTGGGAGCACCTGGCTCGACCAGACCTGCACGCTGGGCAGCACCAACGTGCTTTCGACGCCGGGCGCTGCGCTGGCGGTGAGCAAGGCAACGCGCGGGCTGGCCGTCATCGGCGAAGCGCACACCTTCACCATCACACTCACCACCGGCGCGAACGATGCGCCCAACGTGGTGCTGACCGACACGCTCCCCGTCAGCACAACCTACGTCGCCGACAACAGCGGCGTCACGCCGACAATGGCCGCGCCGGGCGTCTATGTCTGGAACTTCGGCACCGTTCCGATGAGCACCACCATCACCTTCAACCTCACGGTGACGATTGACGCCAACGTTGCCGCCGGCACGGTGCTCACCAACACGGTTGAAGTCGCTTCGGACCTGGCGGGGGATGACCCGGCCGATAACGTCGCGACAGCCACTACGACCGCCTGGCCGCTGGTCACCATCCAGCAAATCCAGCAAGTCACCGACCCCGCCACCAGCGACGCTTCCCCACTGGTCGGGCAAAGTGTGTGGGTGGAAGGTATCGTCACGAGCGAACCCGGCGACATTGACACGCCCAGCCGTATTATGGTCATTCAAGATGCAGCCGGCGGTCCATGGAGCGGGTTGGTGCTCTTCCGCTCGGCCGGCTTCGACCCCACCCAATTCCCCGTGGGCACGAAGGTACGCGCCTTCGGTACGGTGACGGAGTACTACGGACTGACGGAGTTGACGACAACGCTTGCCGAACCGATGGGCACAGCGACGCCACCCGCGCCGCAGGTGCTCAACACCGGCGCCTTCAATGACGCCGACCCCGCCGTTTCGGAGCAATGGGAAGGCGTGCTGGTTGAATTCCAAAACGCCACCGTCACCGACGCCGACCTTGGATTTGGCGAATGGCAGTTTGACGACGGCAGCGGTCCCACCCGCGCCGACGACCTGGGCGAAAAAGACGGCGACTTGACCTATCTGCCGACGCTGGGCGACACCTACGGCTACATCCGCGGTATCGCCTGGTACTCGTTCGGCAACTACAAACTGGAACCGCGCAGTGATGACGATATCCGCGTGGTGCAAACCACGCCCATCGTGGTGAAGCAGGCGCCGCTGAACGTCGCGCCGAACAGTGTGTTCACCTACACCATCACCATCACCAACGAATTGGGCTACGACCTGACCGGCGTGGTGATTACCGACCGCATCCCGACCGCCAACGCGGCGCTGGCGACCGTCTTGGACGGCGGCACACTCAGCAACGGCGTCATTTCGTGGAACGTGGGCACTGTTGCCGACATGAGCAGCGTGAGCGTGCGCTTCGTGATGACGGCGACGGGCGCAATGGGCAGCGTCATCACAAACGACGCCTACGGCGTGGTCGCCGCCAACTTCATCACCCCCACGCTGGGCGCGCCCGTGCTCACCACCATCGGCGACTACACGCCCATCTACACCATCCAGGGCAACGATTTCCTCTCGCCCTTCCGCGGCATGCCGGTGAAGACGCGCGGCGTGGTGGTTGGCTTCTTCGAGGGCAACTACCCAGGGAGCGGCAGTTTCAACGGCTTCTTCATCCAGGATGAAACCGGCGACGGCGACCCCGCCACGTCGGACGGTATTTTCGTCCACGTTGGCACCGATACGGTCTCGCCCACGTTGAAGATTGGCGATGTGGTGACGGTCACGGGCACGGTTGAAGAGTTCATCGAATGGGACGACAACGCCTGCCCCGATACCGAGTGCATCACGCAAATCCGCACCAGCATGGCCAACGTGCAGGTTGCCGGTGTGGGCAGTGTCATGCCGACCGTTCTCACGCCGGTGGGCGACCCTGTGGCGTCCGAAGCCTACTGGGAATCGCTGGAAGGCATGCTCGTCACCGCGCCCAACACGCAAACCGTCACCGGTCCCACCAGTTTCGGCGCGATTTATGTCATCCCCGGCAGTGAAGGTGTGGAACGCGCCTTGCGCAACACACCGCAAGAAGGCATGCCGGTTGGCGTGCGCCACTACGAACGCTACGGCAACATCAACGGCGCCGACGCCCCCAGCCTCATCGTGGGGAGCGTGGTGACAGACGTGGCGGGACCGCTGGGCTTCTCCTATGGCGACTACATGGTCATCACCCAGCCCGGAAAACCGTGGCAGGTGGTGAGCGCCAAGCCCTTGCCGGATACACCGCCCTCGTGGTCGCCGCCCACGACGGAGACCTTCACCGCCGCTACCTTCAACACGCTCAACTTCGACGCCGCCGACCCGGCTGTGAAGATGACCAAGGTCGTCTCAACCGTGCTGCAACTGGGCGGGCCGACCTTCCTCGCGCTGGAAGAAATTGACAGCACCACCGTCATCACCGACCTCATCAACAACCTGGCGGCACAAGGCATCCCCTACGCATACGCAGCCTCGCATCCGGACGTGGGCGGGCACGGCGTGGCGCTGCTCTGGCGCACCGACCAGGTGACAAACGCCGTCTGGTCTACGCAGTATCAGGCGTGTTCACCCAACGGAAGCACCAGCGCGCCGACCTACGACCCCTATTGCGACGCCGTTCCCGGTGAATATCCGCTCTTCTCGCGTCGTCCGGTGGTATTGACCGCGACGGTGACG comes from the Ardenticatena maritima genome and includes:
- a CDS encoding lamin tail domain-containing protein — protein: MTTDGCSLRPFWRSTVVLLLTFSLLVVFIFVPALWVTRTTVAHAAPEGGALIVINEFSVKSTDWVELYNTTAVTQSVAGWYVSDTGCGSPTTTMTGTIAPNDFRVLTVSDAGGNFNFSSTAEVISLCDNAHNEVDRVAYGIDGGAPVPPSNGAFIYSTARVADGQDTDNDAADWNLDSTPTPGTPNDAPGTALGSSLLINEIDVYPDSGNDIIELYNPTTTPITITGWWVSDGDEVAQVVGTVVVEPGSVVALEVGVDLQDEGTTGLNFTSSDVAYLFDENRVRVDQLGWNGEFENGCFARVPDGAGPNDGYDWLSSGGGATLLDLPCSLGAINGGPVVINEFAPKGTEWVELYNRSPLTQTLTGWYLTDTACTGATSLITDTTPIAPGGFFTVTNGAPGDNFALSNNGDTLLLCMADNTLADSVAYGNSGGAPLASSTGAGDASIARVSDGVRTGDDAADWNVDKTPTRGTSNDVAGVALGSSVVINEIDTVPTSGNDHLELYNPTTTPITVTGWWVSDGNDWAVITSNIVIPPGGFALLEENVDWQPEDFGVDFGSTDVAYLFDDSFVRIDQIGWNGEAEDECFARVPDGAGPNDGYDWLSSGGGSTWLDQTCTLGSTNVLSTPGAALAVSKATRGLAVIGEAHTFTITLTTGANDAPNVVLTDTLPVSTTYVADNSGVTPTMAAPGVYVWNFGTVPMSTTITFNLTVTIDANVAAGTVLTNTVEVASDLAGDDPADNVATATTTAWPLVTIQQIQQVTDPATSDASPLVGQSVWVEGIVTSEPGDIDTPSRIMVIQDAAGGPWSGLVLFRSAGFDPTQFPVGTKVRAFGTVTEYYGLTELTTTLAEPMGTATPPAPQVLNTGAFNDADPAVSEQWEGVLVEFQNATVTDADLGFGEWQFDDGSGPTRADDLGEKDGDLTYLPTLGDTYGYIRGIAWYSFGNYKLEPRSDDDIRVVQTTPIVVKQAPLNVAPNSVFTYTITITNELGYDLTGVVITDRIPTANAALATVLDGGTLSNGVISWNVGTVADMSSVSVRFVMTATGAMGSVITNDAYGVVAANFITPTLGAPVLTTIGDYTPIYTIQGNDFLSPFRGMPVKTRGVVVGFFEGNYPGSGSFNGFFIQDETGDGDPATSDGIFVHVGTDTVSPTLKIGDVVTVTGTVEEFIEWDDNACPDTECITQIRTSMANVQVAGVGSVMPTVLTPVGDPVASEAYWESLEGMLVTAPNTQTVTGPTSFGAIYVIPGSEGVERALRNTPQEGMPVGVRHYERYGNINGADAPSLIVGSVVTDVAGPLGFSYGDYMVITQPGKPWQVVSAKPLPDTPPSWSPPTTETFTAATFNTLNFDAADPAVKMTKVVSTVLQLGGPTFLALEEIDSTTVITDLINNLAAQGIPYAYAASHPDVGGHGVALLWRTDQVTNAVWSTQYQACSPNGSTSAPTYDPYCDAVPGEYPLFSRRPVVLTATVTLNSTPMDVVVIANHFKSKRGGAESDARRLEQGQFIGNLAQQLYNNGSRHIIIMGDLNDFEDSPPLQAIYASGVITSTWYQLPPNERYSYIFEGVSQVLDHVLISNDLLLALKGVSPLHLNADYPFSPYADLPVVWQASDHDPVVATFGAIRRIYMPLLFKNAP